The following are from one region of the Heterodontus francisci isolate sHetFra1 chromosome 34, sHetFra1.hap1, whole genome shotgun sequence genome:
- the LOC137348834 gene encoding oocyte zinc finger protein XlCOF6.1-like has translation MEAKSVEKPYTCSVCGRGFSRSAALSIHKCSNTGEKLWICGDREKKLNYTSELETHQHSQTEERPFTCTECGKGYIHLCALLTHQRVHTGERPFTCNDCGKGFIRSSALLMHQRVHTGERPFNCSECGKRFSLPFTCSECGKGFADSTARLTHQRVHTGERPFTCSVCGKRFTQSSHLVSHQFIHIGERSFICSVCRKGFTRPSYLLRHQRVHR, from the exons atggaagcaaaaagtgtggagaaaccgtacacgtgttctgtgtgtggacgaggcttcagccgATCAGCTGCCCTGTCGATACACAAGTGTAGTAACACTGGGGAGAAGCTGTGGATATGTGGGGACCGTGAGAAAAAATTAAATTAcacgtctgagctggaaactcatcaacacagtcaaactgaggagaggccgttcacctgcactgagtgtgggaagggatacaTTCATTTATGCGCCCTACTAACACACCaacgggttcacactggggagaggccattcacttgcaatgattgtgggaagggattcattcgttCATCCGCCCTACtgatgcaccagcgagttcacactggggagaggccgttcaactgctccgagtgtgggaagagattctctct gccattcacctgctctgagtgtgggaagggatttgctgatTCAACTGCTCGGctgacgcaccagcgagttcacactggagagcggccattcacctgctccgtatgtgggaagagatttactcagtcatcccacctggtgtCACATCAGTTCATTCACATTGGGGAGAGGTCATTCATCTGCTCCGTGtgcaggaagggattcactcggccatcctatctgctgagacaccagcgagttcacagataa